CCTGACGCTGCGTGCCGCGCGCGGCTTCCGGAGGCGCGGCCTGTGGCGGCTACTTGGCCCGCGCGGACCATTCGTGGAATGCGGCCAGGGCCACTTCACTGCCTGTCACGTCGACGTTTGCAGCGCGCTGCCGACCGGAAATGTACAGCGCCACTTCCACCGGGTCCCCGGCCACCAGCACCATGCCCGGCCCAGTGGCCCCCCTGCGCACGGCTCCCTTGTGCATGGGGACGGCGGGATGGTTTTTGGTGGCGATCGTGACTGCGACGGGGCATCGCCGGTACGTCATCCTCGCCATCAGGGGCAGCTTTGCCCACAGCGCTTCGAGCTGTCCCGCCGGCAGGGACCTGGGCACGTTGTTGCCGCCGCCCCGGCGGACGTCCTCGTGGTGGATCACGTATTCCACGAGCTGGGCGGAGTCACCCAGCCATGTCATCGGGTTGGCCGCGCCCGTGCCGGCGGCGAACCGGGCCAGCAGCTGGTCGTAGCCTGCATCGGTTTCGGCTGCCGCCACGACGTGGCCAAGCCGCTTTTCCTGGCCAGGCTCCGGCCGTGCCACGGCGTCGAGCATCTGCTTCCATGGCGCGTGTTCACGCATCACCAGGTGAGCCAGCAGGCGGCGGACATTCCATCCTTCGCACAGGGTCGCGGCACCCGGGTCCGCGGCCCGGAACGTTTCCACAAGTGCGAACCGTTCTTGGTCCATCCAGCGCATGGGAGTGTCCTTTCCTGCAACGTGGTGGGAAGCGTGTGGTGGGAAGCCCCGCCAGTGACGCGGAGGCCCGCCGCGCGGTCGCTCAGGTCCCGGGCTGCGTGTGCGGCTTTCTGGTGACACGGTCCGCATCGACCCAGACGTCAGGGTTGGCGTCGATGAGGGCGTCCTCGGCATCGGCGTCGGCGACCGCGCTGACGGACTGCGTGGTGTCGGCGTTCGGGGCGAACCTGTCAGCAATGACGGCCGTGGCGCCGTCGCGCTGCTTGCGCAGGAGGAAAAAACTGACCACGAATGCGCACAACGCCGCGGCCAGGGCTGAAGCCAGCGGGCTCAATTGCAGGGCCAGGTAGGCGAGCAGGAAGAATGCCAGAAAAAGCAGACCGCGGATCAAGGAGTATTTGAAGAATGCCACGCGCCCCAGTTTAGCCGCTGATCCTGAACGATGCCCCGGAGACCAATTTGTCCGTCAACGATAGAATAAGGCATGCGCTATATCCCAGTGATCTTCGGTGTGGTTCTTTTCATCTACGGGCTCATAGACTGCATACGCAGCGAGTCCGCCGATGTCCGGAGCCTGCCCAAGCCCGCCTGGATCATAGTGATCCTGCTGCTGCCCCTCGTGGGCGTCCTGCTCTGGTTTTTCCTGGGCCGTCCCCGGTACGCCGAGGCCGGCAACCAGGCCGGGCCCGCTTCCGCCCCGCGCGGCCCATCCTTCTCCGGCCGCGCCAGCCAGTTCAGGGCCCCGGACGACGACCCCGACTTTCTGCGGAACCTCGAGGTGTCCCGTGCCCACAAGGCGGAAGCGGAACGCCTGCGCAGGCTCAAGGCTGAACTT
This genomic stretch from Arthrobacter dokdonellae harbors:
- a CDS encoding TIGR03085 family metal-binding protein codes for the protein MRWMDQERFALVETFRAADPGAATLCEGWNVRRLLAHLVMREHAPWKQMLDAVARPEPGQEKRLGHVVAAAETDAGYDQLLARFAAGTGAANPMTWLGDSAQLVEYVIHHEDVRRGGGNNVPRSLPAGQLEALWAKLPLMARMTYRRCPVAVTIATKNHPAVPMHKGAVRRGATGPGMVLVAGDPVEVALYISGRQRAANVDVTGSEVALAAFHEWSARAK
- a CDS encoding PLDc N-terminal domain-containing protein translates to MRYIPVIFGVVLFIYGLIDCIRSESADVRSLPKPAWIIVILLLPLVGVLLWFFLGRPRYAEAGNQAGPASAPRGPSFSGRASQFRAPDDDPDFLRNLEVSRAHKAEAERLRRLKAELDAREAKLREQHPKDETQH
- a CDS encoding DUF4229 domain-containing protein, giving the protein MAFFKYSLIRGLLFLAFFLLAYLALQLSPLASALAAALCAFVVSFFLLRKQRDGATAVIADRFAPNADTTQSVSAVADADAEDALIDANPDVWVDADRVTRKPHTQPGT